A region of Deinococcus rubellus DNA encodes the following proteins:
- a CDS encoding OmpH family outer membrane protein — protein sequence MHPTRKTPALLLFPALLIGSVVLGSLAPHAQSAPQKIALINVADVLKASPDDAAVTALGQKRDADLKTLDDQIQPLLKQGSQISPADKDKLNQLIATAQSKSKEYDAQINAKIDPITRKANAAVAAAAKANGVAVVFNANTAQQSGIVVYADPTTDLTDAVKAVMTKK from the coding sequence ATGCACCCAACCAGGAAGACCCCAGCCCTGCTTCTCTTTCCCGCGCTCCTGATCGGCAGTGTCGTGCTGGGCAGCCTCGCGCCGCACGCTCAGAGCGCGCCGCAGAAGATCGCGCTGATCAATGTGGCCGACGTTCTCAAGGCCAGCCCCGACGACGCAGCGGTGACGGCCCTGGGCCAGAAGCGCGACGCGGACCTCAAGACGCTCGACGACCAGATTCAGCCACTACTCAAGCAGGGCAGTCAGATCAGCCCCGCCGACAAGGACAAGCTCAATCAACTGATCGCCACCGCCCAGAGCAAATCAAAAGAGTACGACGCCCAGATCAATGCCAAAATCGATCCGATCACCCGGAAGGCCAACGCCGCTGTCGCCGCCGCCGCCAAAGCCAACGGAGTCGCAGTGGTGTTCAACGCCAACACCGCCCAGCAGTCCGGCATCGTCGTCTATGCCGACCCCACCACCGACCTGACCGACGCGGTGAAAGCGGTGATGACCAAGAAATAG
- a CDS encoding OmpH family outer membrane protein — protein sequence MPNLKLSLAMPALLVGGFALGSLTPHAQTAPQKIAFVNVAEVLKAHPDNAAVVALQKKADDELKPLDTQIKALQAQGSAIKPADKDKLAQLITTIQAKAKEYDGQISAKVNPITAQVDTAVSAAAKANGVAVVMDAATANGLVVYADPSTDLTDAVKAALAKK from the coding sequence ATGCCCAATCTCAAGCTCAGTCTCGCCATGCCCGCCCTGCTTGTGGGCGGTTTTGCCCTCGGCAGCCTCACGCCCCACGCCCAGACCGCGCCGCAGAAGATCGCCTTCGTGAACGTGGCCGAGGTTCTCAAGGCCCACCCTGACAACGCGGCAGTGGTGGCCCTCCAGAAAAAGGCTGACGACGAACTCAAGCCGCTCGACACGCAGATCAAGGCGCTTCAGGCCCAGGGGTCGGCCATCAAGCCCGCCGACAAGGATAAGCTGGCCCAGCTGATCACGACCATCCAGGCCAAGGCCAAGGAGTACGACGGCCAGATCTCGGCCAAGGTCAACCCGATCACCGCCCAGGTGGACACTGCCGTGAGCGCCGCCGCCAAGGCCAACGGGGTGGCCGTCGTGATGGACGCCGCCACCGCCAACGGCCTGGTGGTCTACGCCGATCCCAGCACCGACCTGACCGACGCGGTGAAAGCGGCCCTGGCCAAGAAGTAA
- a CDS encoding OmpH family outer membrane protein, with the protein MNLTPTQTTLLAAALITGLAGAATLKAGKVGLVDVQKVIESSKGGPAFISLNQKADDDLGKQSQAIQALQAKVNTGKASPADLQTLKKAQTTYQTALQNYDVQRRKAFAPVAGSVNAAVAAAAKAQGFTVVLDKRKAASSSVVIYANAQTTDLTAAAQKAVKK; encoded by the coding sequence ATGAACCTGACACCTACCCAGACCACCCTGCTGGCCGCCGCCCTGATCACCGGGCTGGCAGGCGCAGCCACCCTCAAGGCCGGGAAGGTCGGGCTGGTGGACGTGCAGAAGGTCATCGAGAGCAGTAAGGGCGGCCCGGCCTTCATTTCCCTCAATCAGAAGGCCGACGACGACCTGGGCAAACAGAGCCAGGCGATTCAGGCGCTGCAAGCCAAAGTCAACACCGGTAAGGCCAGTCCCGCCGACCTCCAGACGCTCAAGAAGGCCCAGACCACTTACCAGACAGCCCTCCAAAACTACGACGTGCAGCGCCGCAAGGCATTTGCGCCCGTCGCTGGATCGGTCAACGCGGCGGTGGCGGCGGCGGCCAAAGCCCAGGGCTTCACGGTGGTGCTCGACAAGCGTAAGGCGGCCAGCAGCAGCGTCGTCATTTACGCCAATGCCCAGACCACCGACCTGACAGCGGCGGCGCAGAAGGCCGTCAAGAAATAA
- a CDS encoding carboxymuconolactone decarboxylase family protein — protein sequence MSSPDDTDPRSSARHLIFGEQHDRIQARLTQLDPDLARYIFGFAYDTVYQRPGLDLKTKELLACALLTSLGAEAELKTHLRGAMRAGASEQEVREALLFMAPYLGFPRVVAAFGQLQSLLERQKSAAPESAAAQVRGEEG from the coding sequence ATGTCCAGTCCAGACGACACCGACCCCAGGTCATCGGCCCGCCACCTGATCTTCGGTGAGCAGCATGACCGCATTCAGGCCCGGCTGACGCAGCTCGACCCCGATCTGGCCAGGTACATCTTTGGGTTTGCCTACGACACGGTGTACCAGCGGCCCGGTCTGGATCTCAAGACCAAGGAGCTGCTGGCCTGCGCCCTGCTGACCAGCCTCGGCGCGGAGGCCGAACTCAAGACCCATCTGCGCGGCGCGATGCGGGCCGGGGCCAGCGAACAGGAAGTCCGCGAGGCGCTGCTGTTCATGGCCCCCTACCTGGGCTTTCCGCGCGTGGTGGCGGCCTTCGGGCAGTTGCAGAGTCTGCTGGAGCGCCAGAAAAGCGCCGCCCCGGAATCGGCAGCGGCGCAGGTAAGGGGCGAGGAAGGTTAG
- the ald gene encoding alanine dehydrogenase, producing MQIGLPKEIKVKENRVALTPGGVGTLTRRGHQVIVERGAGVGSGIRDDDYTAAGAQLGSADDAWAAEMVVKVKEPIKSEYAYLRPDLLLFTYLHLAADRALTEALLASGTTGIAYETVQSADGSLPLLMPMSEVAGRLSIQAGAYHLQKPQGGRGVLLGGVPGVQAGHVVIIGGGVVGTNAAKMAMGLGAKVTILDVSHRRLTYLDDVFFGKLTTMMSSEANIRALLPETDLLIGGVLIPGARAPHLVTRDMLALMQEGSVIVDVAVDQGGCVETIRPTTYDDPVYTVEGIIHYGVANMPGGVPRTSTFALTNQTLPFALQLADHGVSALLGNEALKKGLNTIGGKLTFQGVADALELPFTPPEDALRMPVA from the coding sequence ATGCAGATCGGACTTCCCAAGGAAATCAAGGTCAAGGAAAACCGGGTGGCGCTGACGCCCGGCGGGGTGGGTACGCTGACGCGGCGCGGCCATCAGGTCATCGTGGAGCGGGGCGCGGGCGTCGGCAGCGGCATCCGCGACGACGATTACACGGCGGCAGGCGCGCAGCTTGGCAGCGCCGACGACGCCTGGGCCGCCGAGATGGTGGTCAAGGTCAAGGAGCCAATCAAGTCGGAGTACGCTTACCTGCGCCCTGATTTGCTGCTGTTTACCTACCTGCACCTGGCCGCTGACCGTGCGCTCACCGAAGCGCTGCTGGCCTCGGGTACCACCGGCATCGCCTACGAGACGGTGCAGAGTGCCGACGGCAGCCTGCCGCTGCTGATGCCGATGAGCGAGGTGGCCGGACGCCTGAGCATTCAGGCCGGGGCCTACCACCTGCAAAAGCCGCAGGGCGGGCGCGGCGTGCTGCTCGGCGGGGTGCCGGGCGTGCAGGCCGGGCACGTGGTCATCATCGGCGGCGGCGTGGTGGGCACCAACGCGGCCAAGATGGCGATGGGCCTGGGAGCCAAGGTCACCATTCTGGACGTGTCGCACCGCCGCCTGACCTACCTCGACGACGTGTTCTTCGGCAAGCTGACCACCATGATGAGTAGCGAGGCCAACATCCGCGCTCTGCTGCCGGAAACCGACCTCCTCATCGGCGGCGTGCTGATTCCCGGCGCACGCGCTCCGCACCTGGTCACCCGCGACATGCTCGCGCTGATGCAGGAAGGCAGCGTCATCGTGGACGTGGCGGTCGATCAGGGCGGCTGCGTGGAGACCATTCGCCCCACCACCTACGACGACCCGGTCTACACCGTGGAGGGCATCATCCACTACGGCGTGGCCAACATGCCCGGCGGCGTGCCGCGCACCAGCACCTTCGCGCTGACCAACCAGACGTTGCCGTTCGCGCTGCAACTGGCCGACCACGGCGTCAGTGCGCTGCTGGGCAATGAGGCGCTGAAAAAGGGCCTGAATACCATCGGCGGCAAGCTGACTTTTCAGGGTGTGGCCGACGCGCTCGAACTGCCGTTCACGCCGCCGGAAGACGCCCTCAGAATGCCGGTGGCCTAA
- a CDS encoding Lrp/AsnC family transcriptional regulator: MSQPELDAIDRRILGILQRDGRIPNTELADEVGLTPAPTLRRVRRLEEEGVIRRYVALLDPKKVGRDLTVFVNVSLDKQTKPGFQTFAEHMIRRPEVLECYLCLGESDFLLKVCVPDLDAYQRFLVDVLAAIPGVRNTNSTIIVKQEKSTTSLPLE; this comes from the coding sequence ATGTCTCAACCCGAGCTGGACGCCATTGACCGCCGAATTCTGGGCATCTTGCAGCGCGACGGGCGCATTCCCAACACCGAACTGGCCGACGAGGTGGGGCTGACCCCGGCTCCGACCCTGCGGCGGGTGCGGCGGCTGGAGGAAGAGGGCGTCATCCGGCGCTACGTGGCCCTGCTCGATCCCAAGAAGGTGGGGCGCGATTTGACCGTGTTCGTCAACGTGAGCCTCGACAAGCAGACCAAGCCCGGCTTCCAGACCTTTGCCGAGCACATGATCCGCCGCCCGGAAGTGCTGGAATGCTACCTGTGCCTGGGCGAGAGCGACTTTCTGCTGAAGGTCTGCGTGCCGGACCTCGACGCCTACCAGCGCTTTCTGGTCGATGTGCTGGCGGCCATTCCAGGGGTCCGCAACACCAACAGCACCATCATCGTCAAGCAGGAAAAGAGTACGACCAGTCTGCCGCTGGAGTAG
- a CDS encoding MFS transporter, with protein MQSTSAPFPAPPRSLAAVALGIFLLLGIIYPILGPALPRLSAQFGLQATGASLLLSANSAGAFLGVVLAGLLPERLMAERRAALALMLTALGSLGLAFAPDFPLALLASGLLGLGFGMLDLTINVWLSVRYGERSAAMLNLLSAGFGVGAVLAPLAVGRAGGNVQLPLLGCAVFAGLLLWPLLKLPRSPAPTTHLETTGSTPTPLRKSARPVQLLLGVFILLFMVYVAVEGGVGAWEVTALQDSLGLSTAAASQISSLYWVFFTAGRMITAPLTLRFAPPQLVTGALALAVISLACAAIPAAAPAAYSLTGLFLAPVFATSLVWLSRELPGKSAPTLVFAGGFLGPVLFSPVIGSLRDTFGPAATPLALTGIAALDLLLVVWLVNLLRRRPRLAV; from the coding sequence GTGCAGTCCACTTCCGCCCCTTTTCCCGCGCCGCCCCGCAGCCTGGCGGCGGTGGCCCTTGGCATTTTCCTGCTGCTGGGCATCATCTATCCGATTCTCGGCCCGGCACTGCCCCGGCTCAGCGCGCAGTTTGGCCTGCAAGCCACTGGGGCGTCACTCCTGCTGAGCGCCAACTCGGCGGGGGCCTTTCTGGGGGTGGTACTGGCAGGCCTGCTGCCCGAGCGCCTCATGGCCGAGCGGCGGGCGGCGCTGGCGCTGATGCTCACGGCGCTGGGCAGTCTGGGGCTGGCCTTCGCGCCCGACTTTCCGCTGGCGCTGCTGGCCTCTGGGCTGCTGGGCCTGGGATTCGGCATGCTCGACCTCACCATCAACGTCTGGCTGTCGGTCCGCTACGGTGAGCGCAGCGCGGCCATGCTGAATCTGCTCAGCGCCGGGTTCGGCGTCGGGGCGGTGCTGGCTCCGCTGGCAGTGGGCCGGGCAGGCGGCAACGTGCAATTACCCCTGCTCGGCTGCGCGGTCTTCGCCGGGCTGCTGCTGTGGCCGCTGCTGAAACTGCCCCGCTCCCCCGCCCCCACCACGCACCTGGAAACCACTGGGAGCACACCAACCCCGCTGCGCAAGTCGGCCCGGCCCGTTCAGCTTCTGCTGGGCGTCTTTATCCTGCTGTTCATGGTGTACGTCGCCGTCGAGGGCGGGGTGGGGGCCTGGGAAGTCACGGCGCTGCAAGACAGCCTGGGCCTGAGCACCGCCGCCGCCAGCCAGATCTCCTCGCTCTACTGGGTCTTCTTCACCGCTGGGCGGATGATCACCGCGCCGCTGACGCTGCGGTTCGCGCCGCCGCAACTGGTCACCGGCGCGCTGGCGCTGGCCGTCATCAGTCTGGCCTGCGCAGCGATTCCCGCTGCCGCCCCCGCCGCCTACAGCCTGACCGGGTTGTTTCTGGCCCCGGTCTTTGCCACCAGCCTGGTGTGGCTGAGCCGCGAACTGCCGGGCAAGAGTGCCCCGACCCTGGTGTTTGCTGGGGGCTTCCTGGGGCCGGTGCTGTTCTCACCGGTCATCGGCTCGCTGCGCGACACCTTCGGCCCCGCTGCGACCCCACTCGCATTGACGGGCATCGCCGCGCTCGATCTGCTTCTGGTGGTGTGGCTGGTGAACCTGCTGCGCCGCCGCCCGCGCCTGGCCGTCTGA